Part of the Paenarthrobacter sp. JL.01a genome is shown below.
GCCCGCGACGGAAAAGTCATCGCAAGCGGACACAACGAGCGCGTCCAGCATGGCGACCCGATAGCCCACGGCGAAATGTCCGCGCTGCGTGCCGCGGGACGGCAGAAGAGCTACCGCGACACCACGTTGTACACCACCCTGGCACCTTGTGCGATGTGCACGGGAACCATCATCCAGTTCAAGATCCCCCGCGTGGTGGTGGGGGAGGCCGAGACCTTCCCCGGTGAGTTCGACCTCCTGCGTGCCCGCGGCGTTGAGGTGATTGTCCTGGGCGATCAACGTTGCGTGGACATGATGCGCACCTTCCAGCAAGAGCACCCTGAACTGTGGGCCGAGGACATTGCCGAGGACTGAATTCCGTCTGTTCACCGCTACCTGCCCGGCGTAATCTGGCATCATCGGCGCCGGTGCCGAAGGACCCCCATCCGCAGCATTTCCGAGGACCCCGCAGCTCCCGCGTCGATGAACCCAATCGATGAAGGAGGACCCATGAGTGTCGTACGTGAATTCATGACGACCGATGCCAAGTGCGTCGTCGAGGACCAGACTCTTGAAGTGGCCGCCCGCATGATGCGGGATATGGACTGTGGTTCACTTCCCATCTGCGGCAACGACGGCAAACTGACTGGCGTCATCACCGACCGAGACATTGTGGTCAAGTGTATTGCCGAAGGAAAGGATGCCCGAGAGGTCCTGGCCAGGGAACTCGCCCAGGGCAAGCCGTACTGGATCGACGCAGATGCCAACGTGGACGAGGCCATACGGATGATGGAAGAACACCAGGTCCGCCGGCTTCCGGTCATCAGCAACCACGCCATGGTGGGCATCATCAGCCAGGGGGATATTGCCCGCAACTACACCGAGCAACGCGTCGGTGAAATGGTGGAGCACATCTCCGCCAAGGAGCACATGGCCCACTAGGATCCAGTCGCCAACATCCAGCCGCCGCGAAGCGCTCCGTGGAGGAACGCCTCGCGGCCCGTTCCTCCGCACCAACGCAGCCGCCCAAACATGCCCCGACCTGAAACTGTCGGCCCGGTGAGGCAAACTGTCATGGTGACTTCACATCTCCAACACCAGTCAGCTGATTCCGCCATCCACGCACAGATCGCCGAAGAACTAGGCGTCAAAGCCTGGCAGGTCAAGGCGGCGGTGGAACTGCTCGACGCCGGATCCACCGTCCCCTTCATCGCCCGCTACCGCAAGGAAGCCACCGGGACGCTCGATGACACCCAGCTCCGCGACCTTGAAGAACGGCTCCGCTACCTTCGCGAGCTCGAAGAGCGGCGGAAGGCCGTCCTCGAGGCGATTGCCGCCCAAGGAAAGCTGACCCCCGAACTGGAAGCCGCCGTCGTCGGGGCCGATACCAAGGCCAGGCTGGAAGACATCTACCTGCCCTTCAAATCGAAGCGTCGCACCAAGGCCCAGATCGCCCGCGAAGCCGGACTGGAGCCGCTGGCAGATGTCCTTCTCGCCAACCCGCAGCTGGACCCGGCCACCGAAGCCGCGAAGTACCTGAATGCAGAGCACTCCATTGACGACGCAGTCACAGCGCTCGCCGGCGCCCGTGCCATCCTGGTGGAGCGCGTGGGCCAGGATGCCGACCTCGCCGAGGACCTGCGCGAACGTCTGTGGAAGCAAGGGCGCATGGTGTCCCGGGTCAAGAAGGGCATGGAAGCCGAGGGCCAGAAGTTCAAGGACTACTTCGAGTTCACGCAGGTGCCGTCCGGCATGCCTTCGCACCGCGTCCTTGCCCTGCTGCGCGGCGAAAAGGACGGCGTCCTGGAGCTCGACCTCGCCGAGGCAGACCCGGCCGACGACGACGCCCTGGCCGCCGCCCGTGGCAAGTACGAGAACGCTGTGGCCAAGTGCCTTGGGGTTTCGAACCAGGGGCGCCCGGCCGACTCTTGGCTGACGCAGACAGCGCAGCTCGCCTGGCGCGGGCGTATTCTGGACCGTCTCACCACGGACCTTCGTGGCCGCATGTTTGCCGATGCCGAAGATGAGGCCGTGCGTGTTTTCGCCGCCAACCTTCGTGACGTCCTCCTCGCGGCGCCGGCGGGCAACCGCGCAACGCTCGGCCTGGATCCGGGTCTGCGCACCGGCGTCAAGGTCGCTGTGGTGGACGGGACTGGCAAGGTAGTCGCCACCGACACCATCTACCCGCACGCTCCGGCGAAGAAGTGGGATGAAGCGTTGGCCACGCTTGGACGGCTCGCCAAGCAGCACAACATTGAACTCGTGGCCATTGGCAACGGAACGGCGTCCCGTGAAACGGACAAACTGGCCACCGAACTCATCAAATCCCTGGAAGCGTCTGGATCGAAGGGAATCCAGAAACTTGTGGTGTCCGAGGCCGGAGCATCCGTCTACTCCGCCTCAGCGCTCGCGGCATCCGAACTCCCGGGCATGGACGTGTCCCTCCGCGGTGCCGTGTCGATTGCCCGCCGGCTGCAGGACCCCTTGGCCGAGTTGGTGAAGATCGAACCCAAGTCCATCGGCGTCGGGCAGTACCAGCACGATGTCACGGCTGCGAAGCTCGACCGTTCCCTGGATGCCGTGGTGGAGGACTGTGTCAACGCGGTGGGTGTGGACGTGAACACGGCCTCGCCTGCGTTGTTGAGCCGCGTGGCAGGCGTCGGGCCGCTGCTCAGCGAGAACATCGTGGCCTACCGGAATGAAAACGGTCCCTTTGCCAAACGCAGCGATCTGAAGAAGGTGCCGCGCCTGGGGGCCAAAGCGTTCGAGCAGTGCGCCGGCTTCCTTCGGATCACCGGCGGAGCGGAGCCGCTGGACGCCTCCAGCGTTCACCCCGAGGCCTACTCCGTGGCCCGCAAGATCCTTGTGGCCGCCGGTGGTGGACCGGCCACTGCCCTGGACCCGCAGGCATTCGTTGACGGTACGTTCGGCCTCCCGACTGTCAAGGACATCATGTCCGAGCTGGAGAAGCCCGGACGCGATCCGCGGCCCGCGTTCAAGGCGGCATCGTTCTCGGAAGGCATCGAAAAAATCTCCGACCTCAAGCCCGGGATGATCCTGGAGGGCACAGTCACCAACGTGGCCGCGTTCGGTGCCTTTGTCGACGTCGGGGTGCACCAGGACGGCCTCGTGCACGTCTCGGCACTGTCCAACAAGTTCGTCTCCGACCCCCGGGAAATCGTGAAGTCCGGCCAGGTGGTGCGGGTCAAGGTGCTGGAAGCCGATCCCGAACGTAAGCGCATCTCGCTGACGTTGAGGCTCGACGACGAACCCGGCACCGCGGGCGGCCGCACCTCAGGCGGCCGTAGTTCGGCTGGTCCGCGTGAGGGGGATCGCCGCGGAAACCAAGGACGGCCGCAGCAGGGCAACCCGCGACAGGGTGGGCCCCGCCAAGGTAAGCCGCAGCAGTCGCCGGCCGCTCCGGCCAACACAGCCATGGCCGAAGCCCTGCGCCGGGCCGGGCTCGGCAAGTAGGGAACCCCGCCGTACTAGAAGCAACGCGGGGTCACTTATGGCCCATCCAGGGGTGGATTTTGGGCCATAAGTGACCCCGCGTTGCTTCTGGGCAGCCAACGTCCTATCCGCTCGAACGCTTCCTTCCTGATGGGTTCCGGGGACAGGAAGATGTCGTGGAAGGCGTTGGGCAGCCGGCTCACTGTGACGGTGTCCGCCAGGGACAACGATCGGTGTGCCACAGCGTCCACATTGAGGGCTACGTCTGCGGTGAGGGCATCGGCGGACCACTTCGGCTGCAGGTAGCTCTTGTCCGAAAGCATCACAAGCACTGGCACGTCGATGCCCAGGCCTGCGGCGACCGTGGCCTGTCCGCGGAATACTGCGTCCAGGAAGGCGGGCGTGAGTGGGAATCCGCGATCGGGACGCCAATCGAGGTTGTAGTCCCATTCACCGTCCAGGGCCGCCGAGACTGCCCGCGTGTAGATACCCGGATCCACGGGAGGCAGCGGTGCCAAGGGATGGAGCTTGGCGTGCAATCCCACCAGCGGTGCAATGGCTCGGCGTCCGAGTTCGGTGGCTTGGAACTCCAACCACGGGCTGTTGAGGATCAGTGCGGATGCCACCCCGGGGTGACGGGAAGCCCACAGGCTCAGGGTGAGGCCGCCGGTGGAGTGGCCGAGGAGGATGAGCGGCCGGTCCTGGGTCCCGGAGCGGCTCATGGCCTCCAAAGCTGCGGCGATATCGGCGTCGTATTCGGCGAGGTTGGTCACGAAGCCCGGGACCAGGCCCGGCCTGAGGCTGCGGCCATAGTTGTGCAGGTCCAGGGCGTGGAACCGTGCGCCTGCCCGGTGCCAGAACTCGGCGAGGTGGCGTTGAAAGAAGTAGTCGGACCAGCCGTGAACGTACAGGACGTCGGCGTCCAGGCCAAGGCCTTCAGAGGCGATGGGCCATTCCGGGCCGGTGCCAAGGTATCTCACCAAGGTGGCGACAGCGCCGCCGTCGAGCTCCAAAGTCTGTTGCTCGAAACCCTCGCCAAGAATGTCCGGTACCCACGGCTGCGTCATGGATCCGATCGTAGCGGTTCACTGGTGCTGGAGGCTTTTTCCTTCTGCCAGGGCCAGCGCCCGGTGATCTCCAGCTCCAGCGAAAAGCTGAGGAAGGTCCGGATGAGCACGATGATCGCCAGGACGCCAACGCTCTCGAAGGTGGGCGTTACGGCGACGGTGCGAATGATGTCGGCAGCCACCAGGAGCTCCAAACCCAGCAAGATGGAGCGTCCCAGCAATTGTCGGTAGGCACGGTACGGCGTGAACGGTTCCAGTCCCCGGGCGCGTTCGGGTTGGTAGCCACGGAGGGCCATGGGAATGGAGACCAGCGCTCCAATCACCATGACGGCCACGCCCGCAGCGTCCATGTACCTGCCAACGGCCTCGATGATGTGCTGGAAATCCATGGCCCTCCCTGTGTTGGTGGAACGCTCCGCTACAGCGCCGGTGCGGGGACCGGGAAGAACACCCGGGGATCCTGCAGCAGCGCGGGATAGTCGAAATCAGAGCGCTTGATGACGTTGGTGACCTCGAAGTTGCGGGCGAACCGGCCATCGACCGTGATGGGACGGCCATGGATCAACCCGACGGCGAAGGTGCTGCCGCCGTCGAACGGGACCGCGATCTCCGTCTTGCCCGGGAGGGTGCTGAACGCCTTCTCCTGTGCCTGGCGCTTGCGGGTGGGCTTCTTTTCCTGCGGTTTGACGGGACGCTTCTTGGCTCCGCCCACCTGCCGCCGCGACTTCTCCTCGGCGTAAACGAACTGGTATTCCTCATCGGCCGAAGGAGCAGCCGAACGTGCCTTGCCGTGTGGTGGCATGCTCACGGTGGTCAGCTCTTCGGGCCGAAGGTCCCCAACGGCGGAGCGCAGGATGAACAGGCGGTCCTCTTCGGGATCCTCCGGGTGGAATTCGTGGTTGGGCTCGGGCCACACGTATTCCAGCTTCTCCTCGGTGCCCGGGAAGAGTTGTGCGTAGTGCTTGGGATCCTTGCCGATCAGCTTGGAACGGTGGCTGATGTGCAGGTCCTCGTGTCCCAACCACGGCGGCATGATGATCCTGGAGGCGTAGT
Proteins encoded:
- a CDS encoding nucleoside deaminase, encoding MTESTHATDAAFEAAYQAAQKSLSEGGIPIGAALARDGKVIASGHNERVQHGDPIAHGEMSALRAAGRQKSYRDTTLYTTLAPCAMCTGTIIQFKIPRVVVGEAETFPGEFDLLRARGVEVIVLGDQRCVDMMRTFQQEHPELWAEDIAED
- a CDS encoding CBS domain-containing protein, whose product is MSVVREFMTTDAKCVVEDQTLEVAARMMRDMDCGSLPICGNDGKLTGVITDRDIVVKCIAEGKDAREVLARELAQGKPYWIDADANVDEAIRMMEEHQVRRLPVISNHAMVGIISQGDIARNYTEQRVGEMVEHISAKEHMAH
- a CDS encoding Tex family protein codes for the protein MVTSHLQHQSADSAIHAQIAEELGVKAWQVKAAVELLDAGSTVPFIARYRKEATGTLDDTQLRDLEERLRYLRELEERRKAVLEAIAAQGKLTPELEAAVVGADTKARLEDIYLPFKSKRRTKAQIAREAGLEPLADVLLANPQLDPATEAAKYLNAEHSIDDAVTALAGARAILVERVGQDADLAEDLRERLWKQGRMVSRVKKGMEAEGQKFKDYFEFTQVPSGMPSHRVLALLRGEKDGVLELDLAEADPADDDALAAARGKYENAVAKCLGVSNQGRPADSWLTQTAQLAWRGRILDRLTTDLRGRMFADAEDEAVRVFAANLRDVLLAAPAGNRATLGLDPGLRTGVKVAVVDGTGKVVATDTIYPHAPAKKWDEALATLGRLAKQHNIELVAIGNGTASRETDKLATELIKSLEASGSKGIQKLVVSEAGASVYSASALAASELPGMDVSLRGAVSIARRLQDPLAELVKIEPKSIGVGQYQHDVTAAKLDRSLDAVVEDCVNAVGVDVNTASPALLSRVAGVGPLLSENIVAYRNENGPFAKRSDLKKVPRLGAKAFEQCAGFLRITGGAEPLDASSVHPEAYSVARKILVAAGGGPATALDPQAFVDGTFGLPTVKDIMSELEKPGRDPRPAFKAASFSEGIEKISDLKPGMILEGTVTNVAAFGAFVDVGVHQDGLVHVSALSNKFVSDPREIVKSGQVVRVKVLEADPERKRISLTLRLDDEPGTAGGRTSGGRSSAGPREGDRRGNQGRPQQGNPRQGGPRQGKPQQSPAAPANTAMAEALRRAGLGK
- a CDS encoding alpha/beta hydrolase — its product is MTQPWVPDILGEGFEQQTLELDGGAVATLVRYLGTGPEWPIASEGLGLDADVLYVHGWSDYFFQRHLAEFWHRAGARFHALDLHNYGRSLRPGLVPGFVTNLAEYDADIAAALEAMSRSGTQDRPLILLGHSTGGLTLSLWASRHPGVASALILNSPWLEFQATELGRRAIAPLVGLHAKLHPLAPLPPVDPGIYTRAVSAALDGEWDYNLDWRPDRGFPLTPAFLDAVFRGQATVAAGLGIDVPVLVMLSDKSYLQPKWSADALTADVALNVDAVAHRSLSLADTVTVSRLPNAFHDIFLSPEPIRKEAFERIGRWLPRSNAGSLMAQNPPLDGP
- a CDS encoding DUF1622 domain-containing protein; amino-acid sequence: MDFQHIIEAVGRYMDAAGVAVMVIGALVSIPMALRGYQPERARGLEPFTPYRAYRQLLGRSILLGLELLVAADIIRTVAVTPTFESVGVLAIIVLIRTFLSFSLELEITGRWPWQKEKASSTSEPLRSDP
- a CDS encoding MSMEG_6728 family protein; the encoded protein is MQTFLPFADFRESAAALDTSRLGKQRVEALQVLRALVIPEYGWQSHPAVRMWMGHVPALTLYGLAMADEWMERGHPDNTRSNIAEFAPQAAHPDYASRIIMPPWLGHEDLHISHRSKLIGKDPKHYAQLFPGTEEKLEYVWPEPNHEFHPEDPEEDRLFILRSAVGDLRPEELTTVSMPPHGKARSAAPSADEEYQFVYAEEKSRRQVGGAKKRPVKPQEKKPTRKRQAQEKAFSTLPGKTEIAVPFDGGSTFAVGLIHGRPITVDGRFARNFEVTNVIKRSDFDYPALLQDPRVFFPVPAPAL